The following proteins are encoded in a genomic region of Populus nigra chromosome 16, ddPopNigr1.1, whole genome shotgun sequence:
- the LOC133675131 gene encoding splicing factor SF3a60 homolog, with amino-acid sequence MSSTLLEVTRASHEEVERLERLIVKDLQNEPANNKDRLFQSHRVRNMIENIIATTEKLVEVYEDRDNARKDEIAALGGQTATGTNVFSAFYDRLKEIREYHRRHPAARVVDANEDYEAMLKEEPVIEFTGEEAFGKYLDMHELYNQFNNLKFEKPIEYSTYLDIFSQPHNLPRKVKFTRQYREYMENLLEYLFYFFQRTEPLQDLDRILSKVTTEFEEQWENGTVQGWEKNAQENGHVPADHTVIDLDFYSTVEELKEVGPEKLKEALAALGLKSGGTIQQRAERLFLTKHTPLEKLDKKHFVKGSCASEPNGGAVNSKEVVNSKEIALMETKMNKLCDLLDETIVRTKENVVKKQALTYDEMEAEREEEETQADTESDDEEQQIYNPLKLPMGWDGKPIPYWLYKLHGLGQELKCEICGNYSYWGRRAFERHFKEWRHQHGMRCLGIPNTKNFNEITSIEEAQELWKRIQARQGVNKWRPDLEEEYEDKEGNIYNKKTYTDLQRQGLI; translated from the exons ATGTCGTCGACTCTATTAGAGGTGACTCGAGCCTCTCACGAGGAAGTAGAGAGACTCGAACGACTTATCGTTAAAGATCTCCAAAATGAACCAGCAAACAACAAGGACCGTCTTTTTCAAAGCCACCGTGTTCGTAACATGATCGAAAATATCATTGCCACTACTGAGAAACTC gttgAGGTTTATGAAGATAGAGATAATGCGAGGAAGGATGAGATTGCGGCGCTTGGTGGACAAACGGCGACCGGAACCAATGTGTTTAGTGCTTTTTATGATAGATTAAAAgag ATTCGTGAGTATCATAGAAGGCATCCAGCGGCGCGTGTGGTTGATGCTAATGAGGATTATGAGGCAATGCTTAAAGAGGAACCAGTTATTGAGTTTACTGGTGAG GAAGCATTTGGGAAATACTTAGACATGCATGAATTGTATAACCagttcaataatttaaaattcgaGAAGCCTATTGAATACTCTACTTACCTTGACATTTTCTCCCAACCACATAATTTACCCCGTAAAGTGAAGTTTACAAG GCAATACAGGGAATACATGGAGAATctacttgaatatttattttattttttccagagGACAGAGCCCTTGCAAGATCTTGATAGGATTTTGTCAAAG GTTACTACTGAATTTGAAGAGCAATGGGAAAATGGCACGGTACAAGGATGGGAAAAGAATGCTCAAGAAAATGGGCATGTGCCAGCTGATCATACTGTTATTGATCTTGATTTTTACAGCACTGTTGAGGAGCTTAAAGAAGTGGGCCCTGAAAAATTGAAGGAG GCATTGGCTGCATTGGGGCTCAAGAGTGGCGGTACCATTCAGCAGCGTGCTGAAAGGCTTTTTCTCACAAAG CATACACCTCTTGAAAAGCTGGACAAGAAACATTTTGTGAAAGGTTCATGTGCATCAGAACCGAATGGAGGTGCTGTGAACTCAAAGGAAGTTgtcaattcaaaagaaattgccCTGATGGAGACCAAAATGAATAAATTGTGTGATTTACTGGATGAG ACAATTGTACGGACAAAAGAAAATGTTGTGAAGAAGCAGGCTTTGACATATGATGAAATGGAAGCAGAACGTGAGGAG GAAGAGACACAGGCTGACACTGAAAGTGACGATGAAGAACAACAGATTTACAATCCCCTCAAGTTGCCAATGGGTTGGGATGGGAAGCCTATACCGTACTGGCTGTATAAACTTCATGGTCTTGGTCAG GAACTTAAATGCGAGATATGTGGGAACTATAGTTACTGGGGTCGTAGAGCGTTTGAGCGGCATTTCAAGGAATGGCGTCATCAGCATGGAATGCGTTGCCTTGGCATCCCAAACACCAAGAACTTCAATGAGATCACATCGATCGAG gaagCACAGGAATTATGGAAGAGGATACAAGCGCGGCAAGGAGTGAACAAGTGGCGCCCAGATCTTGAGGAAGAATATGAAGATAAAGAGGGCAACATTTACAATAAAAAGACATATACTGATCTGCAGCGCCAGGGACTGATTTGA
- the LOC133675401 gene encoding uncharacterized protein LOC133675401 isoform X2, whose protein sequence is MWKLNQFIPGDDGEREESFLEEESDGIFSLSPTQRMYAFAASLAAGLILMFLSLIVFAKPIKFALLFTFGNVLAVGSTAFLIGPGRQLGMMFDPVRIYATVIYIGCVVLALIFALLIHSKILTVFAIISEICALIWYGLSYIPFARRMVSSLMIRLCDTEL, encoded by the exons ATGTGGAAGCTAAATCAGTTCATACCAGGTGATGATggggagagagaggagagttTCTTGGAAGAAGAATCAGATGGGATTTTTTCACTTTCTCCTACGCag AGAATGTATGCATTTGCTGCTTCTTTGGCCGCTGGTTTGATTCTTATGTTTCTG TCCTTGATTGTCTTTGCCAAGCCTATCAAATTTGCACTATTGTTCACCTTTGGCAATGTGTTGGCAGTTGGAAG CACAGCCTTCCTCATTGGACCTGGGCGACAGCTAGGTATGATGTTTGACCCTGTCCGCATATATGCAACAGTTATTTACATCGGATGTGTTGTTCTGGCTCTCATTTTTGCTCTCTTG ATTCATAGCAAGATTTTAACAGTGTTTGCAATCATATCTGAGATTTGTGCCCTTATCTG GTACGGTCTGAGCTATATTCCTTTCGCTCGAAGAATGGTGTCTAGTTTGATGATCCGGTTATGCGACACTGAGTTATAG
- the LOC133675401 gene encoding uncharacterized protein LOC133675401 isoform X1, translating into MWKLNQFIPGDDGEREESFLEEESDGIFSLSPTQRMYAFAASLAAGLILMFLASKRDKFSASADHLAFVMLPLHLSNFSLIVFAKPIKFALLFTFGNVLAVGSTAFLIGPGRQLGMMFDPVRIYATVIYIGCVVLALIFALLIHSKILTVFAIISEICALIWYGLSYIPFARRMVSSLMIRLCDTEL; encoded by the exons ATGTGGAAGCTAAATCAGTTCATACCAGGTGATGATggggagagagaggagagttTCTTGGAAGAAGAATCAGATGGGATTTTTTCACTTTCTCCTACGCag AGAATGTATGCATTTGCTGCTTCTTTGGCCGCTGGTTTGATTCTTATGTTTCTG GCATCTAAGAGGGACAAGTTTTCAGCATCTGCAGATCACTTGGCTTTTGTCATGCTTCCACTACATCTATCAAACTTT TCCTTGATTGTCTTTGCCAAGCCTATCAAATTTGCACTATTGTTCACCTTTGGCAATGTGTTGGCAGTTGGAAG CACAGCCTTCCTCATTGGACCTGGGCGACAGCTAGGTATGATGTTTGACCCTGTCCGCATATATGCAACAGTTATTTACATCGGATGTGTTGTTCTGGCTCTCATTTTTGCTCTCTTG ATTCATAGCAAGATTTTAACAGTGTTTGCAATCATATCTGAGATTTGTGCCCTTATCTG GTACGGTCTGAGCTATATTCCTTTCGCTCGAAGAATGGTGTCTAGTTTGATGATCCGGTTATGCGACACTGAGTTATAG
- the LOC133675401 gene encoding uncharacterized protein LOC133675401 isoform X4, whose product MWKLNQFIPGDDGEREESFLEEESDGIFSLSPTQSLIVFAKPIKFALLFTFGNVLAVGSTAFLIGPGRQLGMMFDPVRIYATVIYIGCVVLALIFALLIHSKILTVFAIISEICALIWYGLSYIPFARRMVSSLMIRLCDTEL is encoded by the exons ATGTGGAAGCTAAATCAGTTCATACCAGGTGATGATggggagagagaggagagttTCTTGGAAGAAGAATCAGATGGGATTTTTTCACTTTCTCCTACGCag TCCTTGATTGTCTTTGCCAAGCCTATCAAATTTGCACTATTGTTCACCTTTGGCAATGTGTTGGCAGTTGGAAG CACAGCCTTCCTCATTGGACCTGGGCGACAGCTAGGTATGATGTTTGACCCTGTCCGCATATATGCAACAGTTATTTACATCGGATGTGTTGTTCTGGCTCTCATTTTTGCTCTCTTG ATTCATAGCAAGATTTTAACAGTGTTTGCAATCATATCTGAGATTTGTGCCCTTATCTG GTACGGTCTGAGCTATATTCCTTTCGCTCGAAGAATGGTGTCTAGTTTGATGATCCGGTTATGCGACACTGAGTTATAG
- the LOC133675401 gene encoding uncharacterized protein LOC133675401 isoform X3, translated as MVQPIASLILNFVFPAKASKRDKFSASADHLAFVMLPLHLSNFSLIVFAKPIKFALLFTFGNVLAVGSTAFLIGPGRQLGMMFDPVRIYATVIYIGCVVLALIFALLIHSKILTVFAIISEICALIWYGLSYIPFARRMVSSLMIRLCDTEL; from the exons ATGGTACAGCCCATAGCAAGCTTGATATTAAACTTCGTTTTCCCTGCCAAGGCATCTAAGAGGGACAAGTTTTCAGCATCTGCAGATCACTTGGCTTTTGTCATGCTTCCACTACATCTATCAAACTTT TCCTTGATTGTCTTTGCCAAGCCTATCAAATTTGCACTATTGTTCACCTTTGGCAATGTGTTGGCAGTTGGAAG CACAGCCTTCCTCATTGGACCTGGGCGACAGCTAGGTATGATGTTTGACCCTGTCCGCATATATGCAACAGTTATTTACATCGGATGTGTTGTTCTGGCTCTCATTTTTGCTCTCTTG ATTCATAGCAAGATTTTAACAGTGTTTGCAATCATATCTGAGATTTGTGCCCTTATCTG GTACGGTCTGAGCTATATTCCTTTCGCTCGAAGAATGGTGTCTAGTTTGATGATCCGGTTATGCGACACTGAGTTATAG
- the LOC133675401 gene encoding uncharacterized protein LOC133675401 isoform X5: MCLAYILLKKLQVPLLLGSSPFSFLLQESLIVFAKPIKFALLFTFGNVLAVGSTAFLIGPGRQLGMMFDPVRIYATVIYIGCVVLALIFALLIHSKILTVFAIISEICALIWYGLSYIPFARRMVSSLMIRLCDTEL, from the exons ATGTGTCTTGCTTACATCTTGCTCAAGAAGCTGCAAGTCCCATTATTACTAGGAAGCAGTCCCTTTTCTTTCCTGCTTCAGGAG TCCTTGATTGTCTTTGCCAAGCCTATCAAATTTGCACTATTGTTCACCTTTGGCAATGTGTTGGCAGTTGGAAG CACAGCCTTCCTCATTGGACCTGGGCGACAGCTAGGTATGATGTTTGACCCTGTCCGCATATATGCAACAGTTATTTACATCGGATGTGTTGTTCTGGCTCTCATTTTTGCTCTCTTG ATTCATAGCAAGATTTTAACAGTGTTTGCAATCATATCTGAGATTTGTGCCCTTATCTG GTACGGTCTGAGCTATATTCCTTTCGCTCGAAGAATGGTGTCTAGTTTGATGATCCGGTTATGCGACACTGAGTTATAG